The stretch of DNA CAAATATAAGTTTCAGATGATAACAATTCAAACGAGAAGGTCACCGTAACATTTAGAATGATTATAGCAAGAAAACCTGCATTTCGGTCTAAGATACCAAGCATAATGCTTGACGCTGGAAGCTGCAAGATTGAGCTAAACATCAATTTTTCCCATAATGATGCCTGATATTGCAGCACAAAATTATGAACGAAGCAGCACAACCTTGTCAATCTTAGATCTGAATCACTAATCAGCTCCATAAATCAATTCCAGCTAAAAACATTAGAGAAACATCAATTCCTGCTGCACCAAAATTTGTCTCTGCTGAATCAATCgttccttctttcccttctcttttccTGATTACAATCTTTTATTCTTCCCACTACAATACAAAAAATGCCACCAACTCATTATGTAATCTGAGCTAGAGGCTTCTGCAGCTGTGTATTTGCCACATTCGTTTCATTATTATGATACCAAGATTATTTGTGGCATTCAAACCTAGTGCCTGCTCTTATCCTTCCAAGACACTATCAGGTCATACAGCATTTTGTACTAAAGCACAACCGGATACCTTCTAATTTGACCACCGacttagaaagcaagaaaatatcATGCTTCATTGATGCAAAATTATTTAAGGAAACCTTCATTAGTTTCTAAATCCTCATTGTAAATGAATTTTGTTCACTGGTCATCATAATTATATAAGAAAAGCTTCAAACATGAATGTCCTCATCTATAGAAATCAAATGAAAAGAACTTTAAGCTATCATCAAACACCTTCTGCAGATGATTTATTGAAGAAATCTAATAGCTCAATATAAAATGTATCCAATTCCACCAAACAGATATCAAGAAAACTCAAATTACATAGAAATTGTGCATCAAGTAACAGAACATCAGGTATTTGATGCTGAGAGAGGAGGTCACTTTCCTTGCTTTCCTTAATCACTTatattgtaaagttattttttggCTCAATCTCAATAATGTCAATCAAAACCCCAAGATTAGTGTTGCCAATGTTGTAAACCTCACATATGCCATGTATTCCTGTAAGAACTCCAGAGAAGAGTGATGAATGTGGCAAGAGGCATCTTTGTCCCTGACCAGAAAAGGAGACCATAGGTGCAACCTAATATTCTTGTGGGTCATGTTATTAAATATCAAGAATAACTTTTATATGCAAACATTTCAGATCCTATTGCTTGAAAATATCTATCCTCCAATTAAATAAAAGCTAGCTACAAGCAGATGATCGCATCCTGAGGAAGTGCTCAAATACGAAAGTCTTCCAAAACCATGATCTTGTACATGAATGAATTTGGGTGAATTGAACAAATCAAGCATACGTTGGTCATTGAAAATAAAGTCTTTCTTCAGCCAACAAATGAGAATATTAGGTTAGTCTTGACAAATTAACAATAAAGAAACACAGTTTTAGTTGCCAACACCAATTAACTAAATACATAAGCACCATTCAAAATTGGTGAAATTTTGGACACTTAAACAAACCTCCTAACCATCTATAGGTGGTCCACAAAATCAAAGGCGAGATGTGTGGCATTTTCAATCCACTGACATATTAGTACAATACTAAGAAGGATTTATCCAGCATATATAAACAAATTATAATCAGTATAAACACTTGAAAATTGCTAAATCAAGCAGTCAGTTAAAAAGAGAGACCAGTAGCCAAAACCAAATCTTTTTCCATTTCTTTCTAATGATCCTAATCAGAGACAATATGTCAATTACAAACAACAATGTAGAAACTGATATTACATGGATGCATGAGGCGCATGTTAGTTACCATAAGATGACACAAACAATCAAAGGCCAAATTCCCTGATACATGTAAAAAATTCAAGGAATCTATCACCTCTAATATATTAAGTGTCTTACTCTTAAGAACCATAGTTTGGTATTTCGCAGGGTTAGGCCTGAAACCAATTTCCAAAGATGCTTTTAATGGTTGATCATGGCAATGCACGTCTAAGACtggaaaaagatgcaaaaaatttTAAGTTCAGATGTTTCAAATCAACTTATGCTTTTGGTTGTAGATCTTGGAGCAGCTACAACAGTGCTATATGGAGAAGCCACAATGATGTACTCTTGTTCCTCTAGTGTAAAGTCTTTAAACAGAGGCTTCAGTTACAGGACAAGGcaaacataatattctttgatTTCCATCACTGTCACATCTGGATGAGAAGCACTCTAACCACTGTTTAGGAGCTGCTGGGTGAACACTATAGAGGTACATCATGAACCTCTTCTCAGAACTGGCAAGGACAGTGGCTGGGGCAAGATGCTTCTTGAGCAAGCCATGTTCTTTATGCCAGTTTAGTATGTTATATCTAGGTTTGGCCCTATTCTCCAGATCAAAACAAAGAAAAGCTGGGAAAGCACCAAGGTAGCTCATGGAACAACCTAAGTCATTGCAGAAGAAATTTACCTTCTCATGGAGCATTTCTTTGCGCTGATTAAGTAACTTTGGAGTCTCACTTATCATCCTACACAGCATGGAGTACTCGATACCCATCTCGAGAAGGTGATCAAAGCGCTCCTGCAATTGGACTCTCGTGGTATTGATCAGTGACAGCATTCTGACAGTGATCTTGTTCTCCCCAAATCCTATACCAAGCAAGAATTCTAGTTTGTTATTCACAGACTTTTTCTTCTTCAGGCATTTTACCCTATCCAAACCTTGCAGAAATCCACTCTCAATTGCTGTATCATGGGGAGCAGCAGAAACAAAAGAAGATGAGAGGTAATGATAATTCCCATCCAAAATCCTACTTAGAAACCAGCTGTGCAGGTCCATGGCTCGCATCATTCCTGGCAAATTCCCCAATTTATTCTTGCCCATGACATGCGGATACCTCTGTGACAGTGAAGTcacttcgtttttatctaatccaACATGATTCAGATACTCTGGCATCGCAACGCTAGGGTTTTCCAAATCAAAACCCAACAAATCAGGGCATCCAAGAATAAAAGGACcaaccttctcctcctccatgcCCAACTTGGTGAGGTACTTAAACTTTTCAGCGATTACTGCCTCATCCACTGTGATAAATATCTCCCGGTTCCTGCCCATCAGCTCGCCCATTGTCCCCTTCCTGGAACCGAGATCATAGAACACCCGAATCCTCCTAGAAACCTGGAGGAAGACATCCACATCGTTCTCAGTCATGCACCCAGCTAACATAAAGTCCACGAAGACCGTCCTCAGATCCCGGAACAAGAGATCGATTTCCCCTCCTGGCTCCGCATCTGCACTCAGCGCGGAGGGGAACGCAAGGCAGATGCCAATGACGCAGGCCCGGCGGAAGCCACGGGCCTCAAGGGCTCGCAGCCTGGCGATGGGGCAGTCGGGGCCGGATGAGAAGATGGAGGGCTCCTCGCGGTAGAGGAGGCCGAGCTTGGTCCAGGGGAAGCCGAAGTGGACGAGGGCGGATACGGAAGCCAGGAGACGCGGTTCGTCGGAGAGAAAGATGCCGCGGTAGGAGGCAGCTGCGGGTGAGGAGGCCGGCGGGAGGCCGATGCTCTCGAAGAAGAATTCGAACTCGTTGATGGGTCGGTAGGAGAGGAAGCGATGGAGGGCGACCTTAACGTCGGCGGGGACGGCGTCGGGGGGGAAGCGGAACTGGGAAACGAGGTCGGAGAGTGTGAAGGGGGAGTTGTAAGCGATGGATTCGGCGTGAGAAAAGGGGAGGGAGCGCGTGCAGTGGAGGTAGTCGGTGAGAAATCTCTGCGCCTCCGCCAGGGCGCGCGCTCGGTAGTAGTAACGCAGGTTCTTCAGCTTCGGCGGCGACGTGGACAGGAGCCGCGAGAGGAGGAGCCGCGAGAGGACCACCCGCGCAGGCCATCCAAGTCGCATCGCGCATCGCATGCGTCGAAGAGAGCAAGAAGGCTTAGGGCTCCAGGCTCAAGCCTTTGGATTAACAGTTCCGAAGCAAGGAGAGACGAAGTAAGAAACCGAGGTGTGTTCCAGATAAGCCCATAAGGcccacatataatatatatatatatatatatatatgtatatatatatgtatatatatatgtatatatatatatatgtatatatatatgtgtatatatatatatgtatatatatatgtgtatgtatatatatgtatatatatatatatatgtatatatatatatacatatgtatatgtatatataaatatatacatatatatatatatatatatatatatatatatatatatatataagctagtTATTTACTG from Musa acuminata AAA Group cultivar baxijiao chromosome BXJ2-11, Cavendish_Baxijiao_AAA, whole genome shotgun sequence encodes:
- the LOC103970405 gene encoding transcription termination factor MTEF18, mitochondrial, which codes for MRCAMRLGWPARVVLSRLLLSRLLSTSPPKLKNLRYYYRARALAEAQRFLTDYLHCTRSLPFSHAESIAYNSPFTLSDLVSQFRFPPDAVPADVKVALHRFLSYRPINEFEFFFESIGLPPASSPAAASYRGIFLSDEPRLLASVSALVHFGFPWTKLGLLYREEPSIFSSGPDCPIARLRALEARGFRRACVIGICLAFPSALSADAEPGGEIDLLFRDLRTVFVDFMLAGCMTENDVDVFLQVSRRIRVFYDLGSRKGTMGELMGRNREIFITVDEAVIAEKFKYLTKLGMEEEKVGPFILGCPDLLGFDLENPSVAMPEYLNHVGLDKNEVTSLSQRYPHVMGKNKLGNLPGMMRAMDLHSWFLSRILDGNYHYLSSSFVSAAPHDTAIESGFLQGLDRVKCLKKKKSVNNKLEFLLGIGFGENKITVRMLSLINTTRVQLQERFDHLLEMGIEYSMLCRMISETPKLLNQRKEMLHEKLEQMIK